A window from Pseudomonas sp. Tri1 encodes these proteins:
- a CDS encoding ABC transporter permease, producing MAFLTLLRKRLLGLLLVVFGVSLITFAISHLIPGDPARLIAGDRASDALVAGIRHQLGLDLPLYQQYGRYLMDLVQGDLGTSIRTSRPVLEDLQTFFPATLELALVALVLAILAGVPLGVLSAVYHNRAIDQIARTLAVTGISTPAFWLGLGAIVLFYGHLGWLPGGGRLSEGLAPPPTISGFYLLDSLLAGNGKLFLDAVEHLILPAATLGFVTLGVVARQIRSAMLDQLGEDYIRTARAYGLSRWTVILRHALPNALIPSVTVLGLTLGDLLYGAVLTETVFAWPGMGAYVVKSIQSLDFPAVMGFAILVSFIYVLLNMAIDIVYRVIDPRIGEVS from the coding sequence ATGGCCTTCCTGACTTTGTTGCGCAAGCGCCTGCTCGGCCTGTTGCTGGTCGTGTTCGGCGTTTCGCTGATTACCTTTGCAATTTCGCATCTGATCCCGGGTGATCCTGCCCGATTGATCGCTGGCGACCGTGCCAGTGATGCGTTGGTGGCCGGCATACGTCATCAATTGGGATTGGATCTGCCGCTGTATCAACAATACGGTCGTTACTTGATGGACCTGGTGCAGGGAGACCTGGGAACCTCGATACGCACCAGCCGCCCGGTTCTGGAGGATTTGCAGACGTTCTTCCCGGCGACGCTGGAACTGGCACTGGTAGCGCTGGTGCTTGCGATCCTGGCCGGTGTGCCGCTTGGCGTGCTATCAGCGGTTTACCATAATCGGGCGATTGACCAGATCGCCCGTACCCTTGCAGTCACCGGCATTTCAACGCCGGCCTTTTGGCTAGGCCTGGGCGCAATCGTTCTGTTCTACGGTCATCTGGGTTGGTTGCCGGGAGGAGGGCGGCTGTCCGAAGGGCTTGCTCCGCCGCCGACAATCAGCGGTTTCTATCTGCTCGACTCGCTGCTTGCCGGTAATGGCAAGCTGTTTCTCGATGCCGTGGAGCATCTGATTCTCCCGGCGGCAACCCTGGGGTTCGTGACCTTGGGGGTCGTCGCACGACAGATTCGTTCAGCCATGCTCGATCAACTCGGCGAAGACTATATCCGCACCGCCCGCGCCTACGGCTTGTCCCGATGGACTGTGATCCTGCGCCATGCACTCCCTAACGCGCTCATTCCTTCGGTGACGGTACTCGGACTGACCCTTGGGGATTTGCTGTATGGCGCAGTGCTGACCGAAACGGTATTTGCCTGGCCCGGTATGGGCGCATATGTCGTCAAGTCGATCCAGTCGTTGGATTTCCCGGCGGTGATGGGCTTCGCCATTCTGGTTTCGTTCATTTATGTACTGCTGAACATGGCCATCGATATCGTTTACCGCGTGATCGACCCACGCATCGGCGAGGTAAGTTGA